A genomic region of Catalinimonas niigatensis contains the following coding sequences:
- a CDS encoding formylglycine-generating enzyme family protein codes for MILLILCVLILPAHKIKSLWTPSIQQDKFEPYTTTVPGSQVAFTMLPIEGGEFMMGSPENEPNHKEDEGPQVKVKIDPFWMASTETTWDLFEIFVFQEQEKRLAMESGGIESANIPSVDAVSRPTPPYLDMSFGMGKYGYPAICMTQYSAQMFCKWLSAKTGVFYRLPTEAEWEYACRAGTTTAYSFGDDDAQLDEYAWHYGNTNGGYEKVGVKKPNPWGLYDMHGNVSEWTLDQYAPDFYASLGDGVQVPYNPPTELYPRTVRGGSWDDDPEVLRSASRIPSNPQWKQQDPQIPKSNWWHTDARFVGFRIIRPLNPPSEEQIKSFWPEPIEDI; via the coding sequence TTGATCCTGCTCATTCTCTGCGTACTTATCCTACCTGCTCATAAAATTAAATCTCTCTGGACTCCGTCCATCCAGCAAGATAAATTTGAACCGTATACGACTACTGTTCCCGGCAGCCAAGTGGCATTTACCATGCTTCCCATAGAGGGCGGAGAGTTTATGATGGGTAGCCCCGAGAATGAGCCCAACCATAAAGAAGACGAAGGTCCTCAGGTGAAGGTGAAAATTGATCCTTTCTGGATGGCCAGTACCGAAACGACCTGGGATCTGTTTGAGATTTTTGTATTTCAGGAACAGGAAAAAAGACTGGCCATGGAATCGGGAGGAATTGAAAGTGCTAACATTCCCTCAGTAGATGCGGTGTCCCGTCCTACTCCACCTTATCTGGATATGAGCTTCGGAATGGGTAAGTACGGATATCCGGCGATTTGCATGACTCAATATTCTGCCCAGATGTTCTGTAAATGGCTATCGGCTAAGACCGGCGTCTTTTATCGTCTGCCTACCGAAGCGGAATGGGAATATGCCTGCCGGGCAGGTACTACCACTGCTTATTCATTTGGTGATGATGATGCTCAGTTGGATGAATACGCCTGGCACTATGGAAATACCAACGGAGGTTATGAAAAAGTAGGTGTTAAAAAGCCAAATCCCTGGGGCTTGTACGATATGCATGGCAATGTATCCGAATGGACGCTGGATCAGTATGCACCTGACTTTTACGCTTCACTTGGCGATGGTGTACAGGTACCTTACAACCCTCCTACTGAACTTTATCCCCGCACTGTAAGAGGTGGCTCCTGGGATGATGATCCCGAAGTACTTCGTTCTGCCTCCCGTATTCCTTCCAATCCGCAGTGGAAGCAGCAGGACCCTCAGATTCCTAAAAGCAACTGGTGGCATACCGATGCCCGTTTTGTGGGATTTCGGATCATCAGACCGCTTAATCCACCCAGTGAAGAACAGATCAAATCTTTTTGGCCTGAACCTATAGAAGATATTTAA
- a CDS encoding pentapeptide repeat-containing protein encodes MKTNSLILALFLLIGSQAYAQKTVRAEDIIAQINRGEVVDYENVKVSGVLDLTNLENQTSKRKGDGWFGSNKQYESTVENSIRFIKCTFLDDVLAYYNEDDDTYIAHFEEDVLFEQCVFERASEFKYSDFEEKASFARTVFNREANFKYAEFADGPDFSGSIFEEDANFKYADFSDQPQYADVVFEEEANFKYAKFPDGVSFESAVFNDLANFKYTKFSSPLNINNVSFNGGEDFKYTEIDGQAFTTYLIRNR; translated from the coding sequence ATGAAGACTAACTCCTTGATACTAGCACTTTTTTTACTGATTGGCTCCCAGGCGTATGCCCAAAAAACAGTTCGTGCAGAAGATATCATAGCACAGATCAACCGTGGAGAAGTGGTAGATTATGAAAATGTAAAAGTAAGCGGTGTTTTGGATCTGACGAATTTAGAAAATCAAACCTCAAAGAGAAAAGGAGATGGCTGGTTTGGCAGCAACAAACAGTACGAAAGCACTGTTGAAAATAGTATCCGCTTTATTAAGTGTACATTTTTGGATGATGTCCTCGCTTATTATAATGAAGATGATGACACTTACATCGCTCACTTTGAGGAAGATGTGCTGTTTGAACAATGTGTTTTTGAAAGAGCAAGTGAATTTAAGTATTCTGATTTTGAAGAAAAAGCCAGCTTTGCCAGGACGGTCTTTAACCGGGAAGCCAATTTCAAGTATGCAGAATTTGCTGATGGGCCTGACTTTAGCGGTTCAATCTTTGAGGAAGACGCCAACTTCAAATACGCTGATTTCTCAGACCAACCCCAATATGCTGACGTAGTATTTGAAGAAGAAGCTAATTTCAAGTACGCGAAATTTCCGGATGGTGTCTCATTTGAAAGTGCTGTTTTCAATGACCTGGCAAATTTTAAATACACCAAGTTTTCTTCTCCGCTTAACATCAACAATGTTTCTTTCAACGGTGGTGAAGACTTCAAATATACTGAAATTGACGGACAGGCATTTACAACCTATTTGATCAGAAACAGATAA
- the bshB1 gene encoding bacillithiol biosynthesis deacetylase BshB1 has translation MKLDILVIAVHPDDAELGCGGTIASHVAMGKKVGIVDLTAGELGTRGTVEIRARESAASSKVLGIKVRENLGFADGFFANDRKHQLEVIRIIRKYQPEQVIANAVNDRHPDHGRAAQLSRDACFLSGLRMIETIEEGKVQESWRPKQLWHMVQSQYIVPDIVVDVSAHWETKMEAIRCFKSQFDATQGDEPGTFLTTPLFMKFVEARGQEYGHAISAAYGEGFTNDKQLGVNSLFDFKL, from the coding sequence ATGAAATTAGATATATTAGTTATCGCAGTACATCCGGATGATGCAGAACTCGGATGCGGAGGCACGATCGCTTCTCATGTAGCGATGGGCAAAAAAGTAGGTATTGTTGATTTGACCGCCGGAGAGTTGGGTACGCGCGGTACTGTTGAAATTCGTGCCCGCGAATCCGCTGCTTCCAGCAAAGTGCTGGGTATAAAAGTGAGAGAAAACCTGGGTTTTGCCGATGGTTTTTTTGCCAATGACCGCAAGCATCAGCTGGAAGTAATCCGAATCATTAGGAAATACCAGCCTGAACAGGTAATTGCCAATGCTGTTAATGATCGCCATCCAGACCATGGGAGAGCGGCTCAGCTGAGCCGTGATGCTTGTTTTCTGTCGGGCCTCAGGATGATTGAAACCATAGAAGAAGGAAAGGTACAGGAAAGTTGGAGGCCCAAACAGCTCTGGCATATGGTGCAGAGCCAGTACATTGTGCCGGATATTGTGGTAGATGTATCAGCGCATTGGGAAACAAAAATGGAGGCTATTCGCTGTTTCAAGTCCCAATTTGATGCCACCCAGGGAGATGAACCCGGTACCTTCCTGACTACCCCCCTGTTTATGAAGTTTGTAGAAGCCCGGGGGCAGGAATATGGCCATGCAATAAGCGCTGCTTATGGAGAAGGCTTTACCAATGACAAACAACTGGGCGTGAATTCACTTTTTGATTTTAAGTTGTAA
- a CDS encoding DUF2141 domain-containing protein, which yields MIHLFKWLFLLGIVCPFQVNAQNKETASVTVVVNGIESKEGSIQIAFFSTKASFPDEKPYKANKLSLNESGEVTLIFKDIPFGEYALAVYQDKNDNDKLDTNLVGIPKEPYGFSNNHNPKFSRPNYDEAKVEIRQASQTLNVKIE from the coding sequence ATGATACACTTATTTAAATGGCTTTTTCTTTTAGGAATCGTATGTCCTTTTCAGGTGAATGCGCAAAATAAAGAAACTGCCAGCGTAACCGTGGTTGTCAATGGAATTGAAAGCAAGGAAGGCTCAATACAAATTGCCTTTTTTTCTACCAAAGCCTCCTTTCCTGATGAAAAACCTTATAAGGCCAACAAGCTTTCCTTAAATGAATCAGGAGAAGTAACGCTCATTTTTAAGGATATTCCCTTTGGCGAATATGCCTTGGCAGTTTATCAGGATAAAAACGATAATGATAAGCTGGATACCAATCTGGTAGGCATTCCCAAAGAACCTTATGGCTTTTCCAACAACCATAATCCTAAATTCAGCAGACCGAACTACGATGAGGCGAAAGTAGAAATTCGGCAGGCCAGTCAGACGTTAAATGTCAAAATAGAGTAA
- a CDS encoding Gfo/Idh/MocA family protein: MSTPINVLVVGCGNMGASHAKAYHKMPEFNIVGLVSRGAESREKLAKELGGDIALFDNIDTAIETTQPDAVSINSYPDTHYEYILKSFKAGAHVFCEKPLAETVEKCEEIAKAAKEYNKKLLIGYIVRVHPAWKKFIEISKTLGKPLVMRMNLNQQSSGSTWETHKNLMKSMSPIVDCGVHYVDVMCLMTGAKPVRVSGIGARLSDEIHQDMYNYGHLQVTFDDGSVGWYEAGWGPMMSETAFFVKDVVGPKGSVSIMDSQSASDDVDAHSKTNALKVHKADRDAQGKFTKPDEIVNTADEPDHQGLCDLEQELFLRAIQEDMDLSQHHQDAINSMKIVLAADQSFKTGKTVELQ; the protein is encoded by the coding sequence ATGAGTACCCCTATCAATGTCTTAGTTGTAGGTTGTGGAAATATGGGCGCGTCTCATGCCAAAGCCTATCACAAAATGCCTGAATTTAATATCGTAGGTCTGGTAAGCCGTGGTGCAGAAAGCCGCGAAAAACTGGCAAAAGAACTAGGTGGAGACATCGCTTTGTTTGATAATATTGATACTGCCATTGAAACTACTCAACCCGATGCGGTATCAATCAACAGCTATCCTGATACCCACTACGAGTATATTCTCAAAAGCTTCAAAGCGGGAGCGCATGTTTTTTGTGAAAAACCTCTGGCAGAAACTGTTGAAAAATGTGAAGAAATAGCCAAAGCTGCCAAAGAATACAACAAAAAATTGCTGATAGGTTATATTGTCAGAGTACATCCCGCCTGGAAGAAGTTTATTGAAATCTCAAAAACGCTGGGCAAACCTCTCGTAATGCGTATGAATCTCAACCAGCAGAGCAGTGGCTCAACCTGGGAAACACATAAAAACCTGATGAAATCCATGTCACCCATTGTTGACTGTGGAGTTCATTATGTAGATGTGATGTGTCTGATGACCGGTGCCAAACCTGTCAGAGTAAGTGGGATTGGTGCCCGACTCAGCGATGAAATTCATCAAGACATGTACAACTACGGCCATCTGCAGGTTACTTTTGACGATGGTTCAGTAGGCTGGTACGAAGCAGGATGGGGCCCGATGATGAGCGAAACCGCATTTTTTGTCAAAGATGTAGTAGGCCCTAAAGGAAGTGTAAGCATCATGGACTCGCAAAGTGCGTCAGATGATGTGGATGCCCACTCTAAAACCAATGCACTTAAAGTACACAAGGCTGATCGCGATGCCCAGGGGAAATTTACTAAACCTGACGAAATTGTGAATACGGCAGATGAACCTGATCATCAGGGATTATGTGACCTGGAGCAGGAGTTATTTCTACGTGCCATTCAGGAAGATATGGACTTATCTCAGCACCATCAGGATGCCATCAACAGCATGAAAATCGTACTGGCTGCTGATCAATCTTTTAAAACCGGAAAAACCGTTGAGCTACAATAA
- a CDS encoding Gfo/Idh/MocA family protein: protein MKNTEFNKSINRRSFVKSSAVAAAGSVFLSQLPVGASAYVGGKETLRVAVIGCGGRGTGAAVQALSVKEDVKLVAMADAFKDRLDESYDNLMKKHGKSGRVDVPEDHKFVGFDGYKNAIALADVVILATPPGFRPIHFEEAINQGKHVFMEKPVATDAPGVRKVLEVAQQAKQKKLNVVVGLQRHYQDSYLELMKRLHNGEIGDIVGGQVYWNSSGVWVRERQPQQTEMEYQMRNWYYFNWLCGDHIMEQHIHNIDVANWAKQSYPVMAQGMGGREVRTGPDHGEIFDHHFVEFHYEDGTMINSQCRHQEGCMNKVSESFVGTKGRATTDGVTMISDLKGKELWKFRNKNEPNPYQVEHDKLFATIVSGGELLTDAENGAKSTMTALLGRMATYSGNVVSWDEALNSDMSLMPQTYSFDATPPIVPGPDGKYPVPVPGKTKVI, encoded by the coding sequence ATGAAAAACACTGAGTTTAATAAAAGTATCAATCGCCGAAGCTTTGTCAAAAGCTCTGCCGTAGCAGCGGCCGGCAGTGTATTCTTAAGTCAACTACCTGTAGGAGCCAGTGCTTATGTGGGTGGTAAAGAAACCCTAAGAGTAGCCGTTATTGGTTGTGGTGGCAGAGGTACCGGAGCCGCAGTTCAGGCACTGAGTGTAAAAGAAGATGTGAAACTGGTTGCAATGGCTGACGCTTTCAAAGATCGTCTGGACGAAAGCTACGATAACCTGATGAAAAAGCACGGCAAATCCGGACGGGTGGACGTTCCTGAAGATCATAAATTTGTAGGATTTGACGGTTACAAAAATGCCATAGCCCTGGCAGATGTCGTCATCCTGGCCACTCCTCCCGGTTTCCGCCCTATTCATTTTGAGGAAGCTATCAATCAGGGGAAGCATGTATTCATGGAGAAGCCAGTAGCCACTGATGCACCTGGTGTCCGCAAAGTGCTGGAGGTAGCTCAACAGGCCAAGCAGAAAAAGCTCAATGTGGTTGTAGGTCTACAGCGCCATTACCAGGATAGCTATCTGGAACTGATGAAAAGACTGCACAACGGAGAGATTGGGGACATTGTAGGTGGACAGGTGTACTGGAATAGCAGCGGGGTTTGGGTACGTGAGCGCCAACCTCAGCAAACGGAAATGGAATACCAGATGCGTAATTGGTACTACTTCAACTGGCTATGTGGTGACCACATCATGGAGCAGCATATCCATAATATAGATGTTGCCAACTGGGCCAAGCAATCTTATCCGGTGATGGCGCAGGGCATGGGTGGACGTGAAGTACGTACTGGTCCTGACCACGGAGAAATCTTTGACCATCACTTTGTAGAATTCCATTACGAGGATGGCACTATGATCAATAGCCAGTGCCGCCATCAGGAAGGGTGCATGAACAAAGTCTCTGAAAGCTTTGTAGGAACCAAAGGCCGCGCAACTACCGATGGAGTAACCATGATTTCTGATCTGAAAGGAAAAGAACTATGGAAATTCAGAAATAAAAATGAGCCTAACCCTTATCAGGTAGAACATGATAAACTGTTCGCTACCATCGTCAGTGGAGGTGAGTTATTGACAGATGCTGAGAATGGCGCAAAAAGTACCATGACAGCTCTTTTGGGAAGGATGGCAACCTATTCCGGCAATGTAGTAAGCTGGGATGAAGCACTTAATTCTGACATGAGCCTGATGCCTCAGACCTATAGTTTTGATGCTACACCTCCGATAGTACCAGGACCTGATGGAAAATACCCCGTTCCGGTTCCCGGAAAAACCAAAGTGATTTAA